The Arachis duranensis cultivar V14167 chromosome 9, aradu.V14167.gnm2.J7QH, whole genome shotgun sequence genomic sequence tataattctgcacttataactaattttgttgagcttgactaattcaccaattaattaaaattgctcaaatctaccaatctttgtagatacgatcccactccactatGGGTTAatacttgatgataattttggtgcgcttgccaagagcggattcatcaatattattgggAAAGGGTAGTGAATTCCGCCgatcaagttttatggcgccgttgccggggattggtttgaatttgacaatgattaaactaattggagagctagattaagcattttttatttttattttttctccttaatatttttcttatttatttcctAGTGTAACCTTTAAATTCCTTTCTAATCTCTGCTTTTCTTTCTTGTCTTTCTGAGATTTCTTTAGCTATTCATTATTTATACTTTCACTCTTCTAACTGTTTGTTTAATTGCATCACTCAAGCTAATCACTAATTTTAACTAAGGAGATTCATTCACTTGCTCTTTTCTTGCTGTGTGTTGACCGTATGACAGGTAGAAAAGGAGAgacttcatcctctttagataGTGAACTTGAGAGAACCTTCCTTAGATTGAGGAGGGAGGCTAGAGACAAGGGTATAGTTGGAGAAGAACCAGTAGAAGAAGATCTAACAACCACCATGGAAAACGAAGTGCACGAAGATGTTGGAGGAGGAGCTGGAAATCAAGTtgggcaagagaggagagtcttaggctcctaTATCAACCCAAATCTAGGAAACTATGGCAACAGCATCCTCAAGCCAACAatccatgccaacaattttgagttgaaatcTCAACTCATCACCCTAGTCCAGAATAACTGCTCatatggaggaggtgctcaagaagatccaaatcaacatctcaACACATTCTTGAGAATATGCGATACTGTAAAGTCCAATGGTGTACACCCTGACACATACAAACTACTtctgttccctttctcactcagagaTAAGGCAACAAAGTGGTTAGAATCATTCTCCAAGGAGAGCCTAACCATATGGGAGGATGTTGTGAACAAATTTCTAGCGAGATTTTACCCTCCACAGAAGATCAACAGGCTAAGAGCTGAGGTGTAAACCTTCAGACAGCTAGATGGTGAAACACTCTATGAGGCTtgggagaggttcaaagatCTAACAAGAAAATGCCCACTAGATATGTTAAATGAGTGGGTGCAGctccacattttctatgaaggattaacctATGAATCGAGAAAGGTTGTTGACCACTCTTCAGGTGGttcactcaacaagaagaagaccattgaggaagccatagatgtcattgaaactgtagctgagaatgactacttctatgctttaGAAAGAGGCCAAAAGAAGGGGGTGCTGGAACTCAATTCTATGGATGCCCTGTTGCCACAAAATAAGGCAATTACAGCATAATTAGCAGCCATAACCAAGAAAATGGAAAACAATCAAGTTGTAGTTTTCCAAGCTCAAGTACCACCCCAAGAAGAAAATGAACCAGAAGTTGAATGTGAGCAAGAAAACTATGTGCATAACCCCTCTCGACCACCATATAACCCTAACTCCAAGACATATAACCCAAGagggaagaaccacccaaattttgggtgggggAACCAACAAAATCACAACCAAGAACACAACAAACCATACCAAGCCAATCAATACCAGAATCACACCACCATCAAGACGCACTAACCCCAACCTCACAACCGTGTGAAATCAAGAGTAACTTTGAGAAAGTAGAGACCACAATAGCACAGCTATCATCACAGCTCACAGGGGCCATTTCCACCCTCTTGGAAAGGCAAGCACGAGCTGAAAAGAAGATACATGCCAACCAAGAAGAATACAGGTCGAATTTGAAGAACCAAGGTGCAGCAATCTCAAAgctggaagcacaagtggggtTCTTATCCAAGCAAATCCCAATGCCTACACACACATTTCCAAGTGAAACCATGGCCAACCCAAGAggggagtgcaaggccatcatacttagaagtggaaaagtgatAGAAGAAGCCACCCCAAACCAGGAGAATCACGAAAAAGAAGCTGCAGAAAAGCCTGAAAataggaagaaagaagaggtcCCTAGCCCATCTTCACCAAAGCCAATCTTGAAGCcttatgtgccaaaggcaccataCCCACAAAGGCTAAGGAAGGATGGGAAGGACAGCCAGTTTTCCAGATTTttggaaatcttcaaaaagctcCAAATTAACATACCATTTGTTGAAGCACTGGAGCAAATGCCCCTCTACgcaaagttcttgaaggagctcatgacaagaaaaagaaactggGGAGAAAAGGAGACTATAGTCCTAACtgaggaatgtagtgccatcataCAAAAGAAACTCCCCCAGAAAATGAAGGACCCAGGGAATTTCcaaatcccctgcatcataggggatATCACTATTGAAAAGGTTTTCTGTGACTTGGGGACTAGCATCAATCTCATGTCCTTGAACATGATGAGAAGGATGAGAattgaggaagccaaaccaacaagaatggcactccaACTAGCTGACAGGACATTCAAGTTTCCACATGGAGTGGTGGAAGATTTATTGGTGAAGGTCGGAGAATTCATCTTCCCAATTGACTTTGTTGTGCTGGATATGGAAGAAGGGAAAACACTTCAATTATCCTAGGAAGGCCATTTCTAGCTACTGTTGGAGTCATCATTGCTGTGCAAAAAGGAGAACTAGTCTTGAGATTACATGACGAAAAGATGGTCTTCAATGTCTTCAAGGCAATGAGTTATCCCAAGAAAGCAATAGGAGAATGCATGATGGTGGACACCATAGAACAAATAGTCTAAGGAGTTTTGGAAGAAGAGCAATATGATGGAAGTATGGAATTGGAGCAACAAGCACCACGTGAAGAACCACCACAAGGAACATGGAAAGTTTAATCATGACAAACCACAAAGACAATAATGGAGAAGAGGCACCAAAACTAGAGCTAAAAACCCTACCTCCAAGCTTGAAATATGCCTATCTAGGTGACAACAGCACCTACTCAGTGATCATCAACTCAAGCTTGGGTAAAGAGTAAGAAGAGGAGCTCATCCAAGTGCTGAAACAACACAAGGATGCTATAGGCTAGACACTCACAGACTTAAAAGGGATCAGCCCTTCaatgtgtatgcacaagatcctacttgAGGAGGGTGCTAAGCCCTTAAGGCAACAACAAAGAAGgttgaatccaaccatgaatgAGGTAGTCCAGAAGGAAGTGTTGAAGTTGTGGCAAGCTGGGGTGATCTATCCCATCTCAGACAGCCCTTGggtgagcccagtacaagtagttccaaagaaaggaggaatcactGTTGTACCAAATGAGAAGAATGTGCTGATACCAACAAGAACAGTGACTGGTTGGCGCATGTGCATTGACTACAtgaagctcaatgaagccaccaAGAAGGACCACTTCCCCCTACCATTCATGGACCAAATGCTTGAGAGGCTGGCTGgacatgaatactactactttctTGACGGTTATTTGGGTTACAACCAAATAGTTGTAAACCCAAAGGACTAGGAGAAAACttcatttacttgtccatatggtgTTTTTGCTTACCAGAGGATGCCCTTTggactgtgcaatgcacctgcaacattccaaaggtgcatgctctccatattTTCAGACGAGGTTTATTGAGgtgtttatggatgacttctcagtatttggtaACACATATTCTAATTGCTTGTATCACTTAGCCCTGgtgctaaagagatgccaagagaccaaccttgttttaaactggaaaaaatgccatttcatggttaCGGAAGGAGTGGTCCTTGGTCATAAAATCTCAAAGAAAGGATAGAAGTGGACAGGGCAAAAGTAAAGGTGATTGAAAAGTTAcctccaccttgcaatgtcaaagcaattagaagctttttgggacatgctggtttctataggaggtttattagaGACTTCTCTAAGGTTGCCAAGCCATTGAGCAACCTACTTGTCTCTAATgtgccttttgtttttgataatgaATGCATGTTAGCCTTTGAGGAGCTTAAGAACAAACTTTCCTCTGCACCTATCATAGCACCACCATGTTGGGATCTACCCTTTgagttgatgtgtgatgcatcagattTTGCTGTGGGTGCTATTTTAGGACAGAGGAAGGATAAATtggtgcatgtcatttattatgccagcaaggtccttaatgagaaTCAAAAGAACTACACCAGTACAGAGAAGGAATTACTTGCCATTGTCTTtgcttttgataaatttagatcatatctcattCGTTCTAAAGTAATTATAttcactgatcatgcagcaCTCAAATATTTGCTTACCAAGCAAGAGTCCAAGCCAAGGCTAATAAGATGGATCCTGCTACTCCCAGAATTTGACATcgaaattaaggataggagtggaGCAGAGAACAAAGTTGCTGACCACTTCTCAAGGATCctacaagaagaagaaggagcacACCATcttgcaatgaatgaaagtttCCCGGATGAACAATTGTTGATGATACAAGAGACCccttggtttgctgacatagcCAATTTCAAGGCCATTCGGGAACTACCAACCAacatcaacaaacacataagGAGAAAGATCATCAAAGATGCCAAATACTATatctgggatgagccatatttGTTCAAAAAGTATGCTGATGGGATCTTGAGGAGGTGTATATCCCATCGAGTAGGACAAGAGGTGCTTTGGCAATGTCATGGATTTGCATATGGAGTCCACTTTAGTGGAGAAAGAACAGCAGCCAAGGTGCTCCAatgtggattctactggccaagCATTTTCAAGGATTCAAAGGACTTGGTGTCAAGGTGTGATGAATGCCAAAGGGCTGGAAATCTACCTAGGAATAATGAGATGCCACAGGGATTTATAATGGAGCTAGAACTATTCGATGTATgggagattgacttcatggggcctttcccatccTCCTACTCAAATAGTTATATACTTGTGGCTGTAGATTATATGTCAaagtgggtggaggctattgccaCCGCCATAAATGATAATAAGGCTGTAATGAGCTTCATAAGAAATAACATTTTCAGCAGGTTTGGAGTTCCCAGagcactcattagtgatggagggacacatttctgcaataaacaactggAAGCACCCCTTCTCAGATATGGAGTCAAACACAAGGTGGCAACCCCTTATCATCCGCAAGCTACTGGAGAAAAGAGGCTGAGGCAACTCAATAAGCTGGAAGAATTTAGGAACCAAGCATATGAGAATGCaaagatctacaaagagaacacaaaaaaATAGCATGACCAAAAGATAGCAAGGAGGGAGTTCACTAAAGGACAAAAGGTGTTATTGTACAATTCTAGACTTAGGTTCTtccctgagaagcttaagtctagaTGGTCTGGACCCTTCACCATCATCAAAGTGTACCCCTATGGTCAAGTGGAGCTCATGGAGGACAAAACACAGAGAACCTTCACTGCAAATGGACATAGACTCAAGCATTACCTGGGGGACTCACTAGATGAAAGGAGAGTGAGCTACCACCTcaactgaaaaaggaagaacgtcaagctagtgacgataaagaagcgctggttgggaggcaacccaacactttatatccttttgatttattgctttattAGAAGTAGATTGTGAATATTAGCTTTGGAAGTTAATTTCAGTTTTGATAGTTAAGATAGCTTTGTGAGTTAATTTGTCTCCTATTTTTGGAAGTGCAGCTGGATGAAAGCATTtattaatgatgatgagtgatTGGTCTAAGAACTAGCTaaaaagctaagtttggtgtggccactcaCTAACTTGATCTAAGCTTACAACCAtttggataaattaaatttttaaggagtaagcccagagattaagtttggtgtggccaccaccATACGAGAATCAATCAGCAAGCCCAATACCACTCAATTTAGAAGCATTTAATATATTGGTGGAGGCTTGAATGAGAATTTTAATGTGTTCAGGGGAGAATAGAAGCAAAGAATGTGAAAGGATTGGAATTACTTCTTCCCCATGAACACATTAAAAATCCAATGATGAACCCAATTTATTGAGATGCaaatgaattaagtttggtgtcccaaggtaCACCCATCAGTTGCAACTCCATTCACTAGCATTGAAAAGGAATGTGGAGGATCATTTTGTCATTACTAATGGggttttctgtttcttttttttaggagATTGAATGGGGCCCACTTGATAGATAACAAGGAGGTCAAAGTGTACTTACACTTTAGAACTCAACATATTCAGAGGGCACAGTGGGATAAGGGTTGGCGCCTCTTCCCACGCTAGGCGCCACTCCCTAAGTGGAAAACATTGAATTCCCTTCTTTTCCCACCATTCGAACCACATCCTTCACTCCTATAAATCCCCTACCCTTCCCATTCCCTCCCACTTCAGAACCCATTCCATACACACAAGAAAACTCACAGGgacctttctttttttctttttcttctttctctttgtctttctacttgattgggacaatcaagtgctaagtttggtgttggggcaAAACTTTGTTTTGCTTGTGTTTCTTTGCAACACTCCATTAATATCTCAAAACTTTGATGcggttgtttggatgatttcagggaagaagaggctaggcaaggaagcaacaaaatcaataaaggaagcttgaatatcacatgtggagtttaagttccagtttaagcttaaactggaacttaaactgccAAGCCATATAATGCTGGGAATTATCagtggcgtttaagctccagtttaagcttaaactggagcttaaacgccaaaatcatgaaagctgaggaaaagctgaaagtggcgtttaacctccagtttaaccttaaactggaagttaaacgccagaaatgagaaATGCACCAGGGagccatttccacgtttaagctccagtttaaccttaaactggagcttaaacgtggaaatagCTTCCTGGTGCATAATttgggtcgaacacgtttaagctccagtttaagcttaaactggagcttaaacgtggaaatagCTTCCTGGTGCATAATttgggtcgaacacgtttaagctccagtttaagcttaaactggagcttaaacgtggaaatgaagaaagcaaccctggagtgCTTTCTTCNNNNNNNNNNNNNNNNNNNNNNNNNNNNNNNNNNNNNNNNNNNNNNNNNNNNNNNNNNNNNNNNNNNNNNNNNNNNNNNNNNNNNNNNNNNNNNNNNNNNNNNNNNNNNNNNNNNNNNNNNNNNNNNNNNNNNNNNNNNNNNNNNNNNNNNNNNNNNNNNNNNNNNNNNNNNNNNNNNNNNNNNNNNNNNNNNNNNNNNNNNNNNNNNNNNNNNNNNNNNNNNNNNNNNNNNNNNNNNNNNNNNNNNNNNNNNNNNNNNNNNNNNNNNNNNNNNNNNNNNNNNNNNNNNNNNNNNNNNNNNNNNNNNNNNNNNNNNNNNNNNNNNNNNNNNNNNNNNNNNNNNNNNNNNNNNNNNNNNNNNNNNNNNNNNNNNNNNNNNNNNNNNNNNNNNNNNNNNNNNNNNNNNNNNNNNNNNNNNNNNNNNNNNNNNNNNNNNNNNNNNNNNNNNNNNNNNNNNNNNNNNNNNNNNNNNNNNNNNNNNNNNNNNNNNNNNNNNNNNNNNNNNNNNNNNNNNNNNNNNNNNNNNNNNNNNNNNNNNNNNNtcactaaacccctttcattgggttagggagctctattgtaattcaatgaatcaataatagtttttatcttcttcttcaatcttttctcttgaattttgttagaaagcttctcgatctaattccattggttagttgtcttgggaaagaaactatccataattggaatccttcggaaccttgggaaaggaatggaggattcatgctagagaagctttctcacagaGATCGAATTGGgaatcatctcttcttatgaacatttaaaccaaggaattgggaatctgtttgtttttagagagaattggtgagccaagggattgggatccaatcatagaAGATTGctaagcaaaattcaatgaatgcattggttgaagaagggataaaaatgtgttgattcggagatctcaatatctcctgaaacccaatgaattccccatttctgatctacactTTCTCTTATATTCTGCAattcaattcatgcaatcaccctcatcccttttaatttcagcaatttagtttctcgtcctttaattcatgcaatttaacatTCCTCTATTCTCATCCAAATCTTgaattccgctcaactagaacacacttctaatccgaattgctcactcaaccaatccttgtgggattcgacctcactctattgtgagtttttacttgaagataaccggtgcacttgccggaaggaatttttgccgattgtgcaatttcctaaaatcgtagctatcaagtttatggctagatcaagtttatggcgccgttgccggggattggttttcgattgacaattctcaaattggaagttaactagattgagcatttttcttgttttgttaatttagtTCAAGTTACctgttgaatttttaatttctgcactctgttacttgctttttctttcttatgccTTTCAATTCAAGCAACTAACTCACtgacccactaactatttgaattaattcctcAACTACTCTAACCATACTCTTCCATTAACCAAGAGTATTTCACTTGTTTGTTGCCTGTGCTGTGTTCTTGTATGACGGGTAGGAGAGGAGACACATCAACTCCTCCATATaccgaaccagagaggacccttcatagacttagaagggaagcaagagggaagagagtactgagagaagaagaatctgaaggagaatcTGAGGACAATTTTGAGGAAGCTTTAGATCTCAACATggatagagaagttcacaacCATGAGAGAGCTGATGGAAACAATGCCATTCCCGAGAGGAGGGTTCTTGGTTCATACATAAACCCAACCTCTGGGAATTATGgtagcagcattcagaaaccacccattcaggccaacaattttgaactcaaaccaTAGCTAATATCACTGGTGGAGGATCATTGTTCATTTGGTGGGAGTGCtaatgaagatccaaaccaacatctcacaaaattcctgagaatttgcgacattgtgaagtccaatggagtccaggaagatgcctataaactgctcttgttcccattttcacttagggacAAGGCAGCTAAATGGCTAGAATCATTCCCAAGGGGAAGCCTAACAACCTGGGATGAGGTGGAAAGCAAGTTTCTGGCACGTTTCTACCCNNNNNNNNNNNNNNNNNNNNNNNNNNNNNNNNNNNNNNNNNNNNNNNNNNNNNNNNNNNNNNNNNNNNNNNNNNNNNNNNNNNNNNNNNNNNNNNNNNNNNNNNNNNNNNNNNNNNNNNNNNNNNNNNNNNNNNNNNNNNNNNNNNNNNNNNNNNNNNNNNNNNNNNNNNNNNNNNNNNNNNNNNNNNNNNNNNNNNNNNNNNNNNNNNNNNNNNNNNNNNNNNNNNNNNNNNNNNNNNNNNNNNNNNNNNNNNNNNNNNNNNNNNNNNNNNNNNNNNNNNNNNNNNNNNNNNNNNNNNNNNNNNNNNNNNNNNNNNNNNNNNNNNNNNNNNNNNNNNNNNNNNNNNNNNNNNNNNNNNNNNNNNNNNNNNNNNNNNNNNNNNNNNNNNNNNNNNNNNNNNNNNNNNNNNNNNNNNNNNNNNNNNNNNNNNNNNNNNNNNNNNNNNNNNNNNNNNNNNNNNNNNNNNNNNNNNNNNNNNNNNNNNNNNNNNNNNNNNNNNNNNNNNNNNNNNNNNNNNNNNNNNNNNNNNNNNNNNNNNNNNNNNNNNNNNNNNNNNNNNNNNNNNNNNNNNNNNNNNNNNNNNNNTTTAAGGAAGAAGTAAATTCTAACTTGCAAAACCAAGGAGCTGCCATCCAGAAGCTAGAAAATCAAATTGTGTATTTGTCTAAGCAAACCCCTGGGCCAAGCGTTTCTCATGCTGCCAAGGCTATTGCAAGGGAAGAATGTAAGGCCATAACCCTCAGAAGTGGAAAGAAGCTAAAGGAGATCTCAAAGGAAACCACAGAGGATGAAGCCAAGGAAAATGTGAGGGACAAGGAACAAGGACAATCTTTTAAACCGTctgcaacaaaagaaaaagaaaaagaggtccTGAAGCCTTATACACCTAAAGCACCATATCCTCAACGTTTgatgaaaagtgaaaaggatGGTCAATTCTCCAGATTCTTGGAGATTTTcaagaagcttcaaatcaacATTCCGTTTGCTAAGgcaatagagcaaatgccactctatgcaaaattcttaaaggaattaatgaccaagaagagaagctggagaAATGAGGAAACTGTGTTGTTAActgatgcaattgcatatttgttatattagctagttagtttagttggttttagcttaaatctcactcattttctctaaataaacaagtcttCTTATGAGTTCTATCTTCATGCATGAGAATACCAAGGAACATgtgattctagccaaattcatgcaaatgatttaaggaatgcatatatgaatgagtatgaatgaatctcatgaaatttattgcatgaattggtaagactttgaaactatttcccttgttgatgataggtgatgaaacaagaaagcatggaagcaagaatgatgcaagctgggaaagaagaagttggcgttgccaacttggagatagTGTGCGTTTTTATGGACAACGCCAGGATGCCTtggaagcaaagttggcgttgccaacttgaggaatGTGGTgcgttgttgaaggcaacgccaggcagccctggagaagcattggcgtgtttggcaacaacgccaggaaaggttacttggctaggcaccaagtcttGGGTGCCAACCAAGTTGCTAACGCCAATCAAGGCACCATTCATGTTGCTAATGCCAGGGAGAGGCACCAttcacgttgccaacgcccatcAGCCGcaccaaccacgttgccaacgcccatgAGTTGcaccatgcacgttgccaacgcccataagccttgccatgcacgttgccaacgccaggaagcaaaCATGGAGCCTTGAGaaaggctcgagcacgttgccaacgtgctgaaGAGAAGGAGTGTTCATCAATAACGCCAGGAAATTGTGatgcacgttgctaacttggaatataggggcgttatccacaacaactccaacaagacagcctgaccatgtccccttcaatggaagatatcttgagctacagagatccaaattgagtgcttctagttgcgttggaaagctgacattcagagctttccaaccatatatgatagtctatggTGGAACACAAAATTTAAGCCAaaccagagtcatctttaggccctaaaaacaagaacatgaagtgaAATTCAAGAAGGCTAGAGATGAGCCCTGGAGGGGGGCatgagcacgttgccaacgtgctagcaAGGGGGCGTGTTTTGCAACAACGCCAGCCCCAAATCCTTGGGAGGCTAGGcacgggcacgttgccaacttggaagtgaaggtgcgtttttggcaacaacttggcagcttaaccttaccttctttgaggaagcataacttgagctaggaatatccaattgaggtgattccagtggcattggaaaatagacatcacaagctttccaatgatgtataatagtccatattgaagcagaagg encodes the following:
- the LOC107465980 gene encoding uncharacterized protein LOC107465980, with the translated sequence MANPRGECKAIILRSGKVIEEATPNQENHEKEAAEKPENRKKEEVPSPSSPKPILKPYVPKAPYPQRLRKDGKDSQFSRFLEIFKKLQINIPFVEALEQMPLYAKFLKELMTRKRNWGEKETIVLTEECSAIIQKKLPQKMKDPGNFQIPCIIGDITIEKVFCDLGTSINLMSLNMMRRMRIEEAKPTRMALQLADRTFKFPHGVVEDLLVKVGEFIFPIDFVVLDMEEGKTLQLS